The nucleotide sequence GGAGCTGCGCCGGGAGATCCGGGACACCACCGGCCAGCGCCGCATCCGCGCCATCCGCCGCCTCGAAGTCGTGGAGGCTTTCCGCAAGTCCGGCAACCGGCCGGAGTGGATGATCCTGGACGTCATCCCGGTCATCCCGCCGGAGCTGCGTCCCATGGTGCAGCTGGACGGCGGGCGCTTTGCCACGTCGGACCTCAACGACCTGTACCGCCGGGTCATCAACCGCAACAACCGGCTCAAGCGCCTGCTGGAGCTCGGGGCGCCGGACATCATCGTGCGCAACGAGAAGCGCATGCTCCAGGAGGCGGTCGACGCCCTCATCGACAACGGGCGCCGTGGGCGCCCGGTCACCGGGCCGGGCAACCGTCCCCTCAAGTCGCTCTCCGACATGCTCAAGGGCAAGCAGGGGCGCTTCCGCCAGAACCTGCTGGGCAAGCGGGTCGACTACTCGGGACGCTCGGTCATCGTGGTCGGGCCTGAACTGAAGCTGCACCAGTGCGGGCTCCCCAAGGAGATGGCCCTGGAGCTCTTCAAGCCCTTCGTCATGAAGCGGGTCGTCGACAAGGGCTTCGCCCACAACATCAAGAGCGCCAAGCGCATGGTCGAGCGCATGGAGCCGCACGTGTGGGACGTCCTGGAAGAGGTCATCAAAGAACACCCGGTCTTGCTCAACCGGGCGCCGACCCTGCACCGCCTCGGGATCCAGGCGTTCGAACCCGTGCTGGTGGAGGGGCGCGCCATCCAGATCCACCCGCTGGTCTGCACCGCGTACAACGCGGACTTCGACGGGGACCAGATGGCGGTGCACGTGCCGCTCTCCGCGGAGGCGCAGGCGGAAGCCCGCCTGTTGATGCTCTCCACTTACAACCTGCTGCTGCCGGCGACCGGGCGGCCGGTCGTGACCCCGACGCAGGACATGGTCATCGGCTGCTACTACCTGACGCTGGAGAAACCGGGGGCCCGTGGGGAGGGCATGTTCTTCGGCAGTCCCGAAGAGGTGCGGATGGCCTATGACGAGCGAGCCGTCGACCTCCACGCTCCCATCGAGGTGCGGATCGACGGGCGCCGGGTGAAGACGACGGCGGGCCGGGTCTTCCTGCGGGAGGCGCTGCCGGAGAAGCTCCTCGACGAAAGCGTCTGGAACCGGGTCGTCGACCGCAAGCAACTGGCCCGCATCGTCGACGACCTCTACCGGGCGTATGGGCCGGAGCAGAGCGCCGAGGTCCTGGACCGGATCAAGTCGCTGGGCTTCCACTTCGCCACCGTCTCCGGCACCACGGTGGGCGTCGAAGACATCGTGATCCCTCCGCAGAAGCAGGAGATCCTCAAAGAGGCCGACGAGCAGGTGGAGCGGGTCGAGCAGCAGCACCGCCGGGGTCTGTTGACGGCGGAGGAGCGCTACCAGCGTATCGTGGAGATCTGGACCAAGGCCAAGGAACGGGTCACGAAGGCCATGCTGGACAACCTCGACCGCTTCAACCCGGTGTACATGATGGCCATCTCCGGGGCCCGGGGCAACGAGTCCCAGCTGGCCCAGCTGGCCGGGATGCGGGGGTTGGTGGCCGACCCGACCGGGCGCACCATCGAGATCCCCATCCGGGCCAACTTCCGCGAAGGGCTGACGGTGCTCGAGTACTTCATCTCCACCCACGGCACCCGCAAGGGCCTGGCCGACACGGCCCTGCGAACGGCGGACTCCGGGTATCTCACCCGCCGGCTCGTGGACGTGGCGCAGGACGTGCTGGTGCGGGAGGAGGACTGCGGGACCACCGAGTTCATCGAGCTCGGGGCGCTCAAGGATCCCTCGAGCGGGTTGGTGATCGAGAGCCTCAAGGAGCGCATCGCGGGGCGGTTGGCCGGCGAGGACATCCGTCACCCCGAGACGGGCGAGATCCTGGTGCACGCCAACGAAATGATCGACGACGTACGGGCCGCCCAGATCGAACAGCTGGGCATCGAACGGGTGCCCGTGCGCTCGGTGCTGGTCTGCCGCAGCCGGTACGGGGTCTGCGCCGCCTGCTACGGCCGCAACCTCGCGACCGGACAGCTGGTGGAGGTGGGCGAGGCGGTGGGCATCATCGCCGCCCAGTCCATCGGCGAGCCGGGTACGCAGCTGACGATGCGGACGTTCCACACCGGCGGCGTGGCGGGGCAGGACATCACCTCCGGTCTGCCCCGGGTGGAGGAGCTGTTCGAGGCGCGCAAGCCCAAGGGTCAGGCCGTCATGACCGAGATCTCCGGGGTGGTGCACCTGCAGGAGACCAAGACCGCGCGCAAGCTGGCCGTCCGTTCCGACGACGGAGAGGAACAGGTCTACGTCATCCCGTACGGCTCCCGGCT is from Limnochorda sp. L945t and encodes:
- the rpoC gene encoding DNA-directed RNA polymerase subunit beta' — protein: MPVLDVNNFDRIRIGLASPEQIRSWSYGEVKKPETINYRTLKPERDGLFCEKIFGPTRDWECHCGKYKRVRYKGVICDRCGVEVTRSKVRRERMGHIELAAPVSHIWYFKGIPSRMGLLLDLSPRALEKVLYFASYIVLDPGSTPLMTKQLLSETEYREYREKYGDNFKAGMGAEAIKQLLAAIDLEQMAQELRREIRDTTGQRRIRAIRRLEVVEAFRKSGNRPEWMILDVIPVIPPELRPMVQLDGGRFATSDLNDLYRRVINRNNRLKRLLELGAPDIIVRNEKRMLQEAVDALIDNGRRGRPVTGPGNRPLKSLSDMLKGKQGRFRQNLLGKRVDYSGRSVIVVGPELKLHQCGLPKEMALELFKPFVMKRVVDKGFAHNIKSAKRMVERMEPHVWDVLEEVIKEHPVLLNRAPTLHRLGIQAFEPVLVEGRAIQIHPLVCTAYNADFDGDQMAVHVPLSAEAQAEARLLMLSTYNLLLPATGRPVVTPTQDMVIGCYYLTLEKPGARGEGMFFGSPEEVRMAYDERAVDLHAPIEVRIDGRRVKTTAGRVFLREALPEKLLDESVWNRVVDRKQLARIVDDLYRAYGPEQSAEVLDRIKSLGFHFATVSGTTVGVEDIVIPPQKQEILKEADEQVERVEQQHRRGLLTAEERYQRIVEIWTKAKERVTKAMLDNLDRFNPVYMMAISGARGNESQLAQLAGMRGLVADPTGRTIEIPIRANFREGLTVLEYFISTHGTRKGLADTALRTADSGYLTRRLVDVAQDVLVREEDCGTTEFIELGALKDPSSGLVIESLKERIAGRLAGEDIRHPETGEILVHANEMIDDVRAAQIEQLGIERVPVRSVLVCRSRYGVCAACYGRNLATGQLVEVGEAVGIIAAQSIGEPGTQLTMRTFHTGGVAGQDITSGLPRVEELFEARKPKGQAVMTEISGVVHLQETKTARKLAVRSDDGEEQVYVIPYGSRLIVQEGQRVEAGDRLTEGPINPHDILRVKGLRGVQAYLLQEVQNVYRSQGVDINDKHIEIIVRQMLRKVRIDDPGDTDLLPGGIVDQHELEEENARVQQTGGEQATWKPVLLGITKASLATDSFLSAASFQETTRVLTDASIKGKTDPLLGLKENVIIGKLVPAGTGMSRYRQVKVSPAPGAVPAGPPLVDGASAIGRLLRAAGPAEEGEIERPPTGGEQEAARLEEAADGAVERKRAQALSRMVLDDDEETGPDLRAEEPPGADAAAMHAAGERPEGEESEEQERGHSRRSRRRS